From a single Plutella xylostella chromosome 5, ilPluXylo3.1, whole genome shotgun sequence genomic region:
- the LOC105387116 gene encoding phosphatidate phosphatase LPIN2 isoform X3, giving the protein MYSMNYIGKFIANFRDFYNEINGATLTGAIDVVVVEQPDGSFTCSPFHVRFGKLGVLRSRFKVVDLELNGEALPIHMKLGESGEAFFVEEVGEDEAACAAHLATSPIPAGRFDELYEPRRRNSLSAVEPDHGQASDYTKRRYTADGQSMQKPNFSKMTKKDPIKDVEITTTDSHDHDALFEMEGLDEVQGSWPENVAPKTFSATQLGEECEASQTVQMISAHNDFRPIEAQEEVKQNGNGKKKKKTRKVSSKKKHQRKSSSSSISSQSDRAGSEQRSAPTSIPNATDINFFSDTEVNSAVLSEEMSKFKLNGDKRIPLALSDTAFEVHAASRNAGSRSGTPVQSDTEVELSRTTGGDKSSQSWRWGELPEPPVRTEIPSESPDSPITPASPASPTEPLSSDEERSGRRGVLSGMFKFMSAREQTEAAGGVYLDDLDRGQVDLDLYFPKQHAEQYRAGTSTHAAARAAPTEEEYESGNGPSLPQSPASLDARDLSSLDDDNILAKGQVGVYAREESSGGSVSRAIDFEEFCSRGGSLAAEGRLLVRLGDRHLPWRSAGPLLLSLLAFGRPLPSRVLEALEKGKEAEAEARGKPRGYSWWSWRRSNEDTKHIESTAPTTQLPQDATEVPAEVSSEVKEQSEVSAEPQPANEEPAQETMANIDEVIEPPEVVEVLDQSEERNERDHPEQSSSDSDDPHMSKRPSRRHSTFRKTLRLSSDQIKKLNLLPGMNEMVFSVTTAYQGTTRCKCNVFRWRHDDKVVISDIDGTITKSDVLGHIFPLVGKDWAQSGVAQLFTKIKNNGYQLLYLSARAIGQARVTREYLRSIRQGEVCLPDGPLLLNPTSLLRAFHREVIEKKPEEFKIQCLADIKALFPHGSNPFYAGYGNRVNDVCAYQAVGIPIVRIFTINYKGELKHELTQTFQSTYSHMSVLVDQVFPPALCEWTDEFSHTNYWRDPVPALDLPPPPAPAPVAKPKQ; this is encoded by the exons GTGGACCTAGAGCTGAACGGAGAAGCGCTGCCGATTCACATGAAGCTAGGCGAGTCGGGCGAGGCGTTCTTCGTGGAGGAAGTGGGCGAGGACGAGGCGGCGTGCGCGGCGCACCTGGCCACGTCGCCGATACCCGCCGGCCGCTTCGACGAGCTGTACGAGCCGAGGCGGCGGAACTCGCTGTCGGCCGTCGAGCCGGATCACGGGCAGGCCTCGGATTATACTAAGCGCAG ATACACCGCGGACGGACAATCAATGCAGAAGCCAAACTTCAGTAAGATGACGAAAAAAGACCCCATAAAAGACGTAGAAATAACAACAACTGACTCTCACGACCATGACGCGCTGTTTGAGATGGAAGGACTAGACGAGGTGCAGGGTTCTTGGCCGGAAAACGTGGCACCAAAGACGTTTAGCGCCACGCAATTGGGGGAAGAATGTGAGGCGAGCCAAACGGTGCAGATGATTAGCGCTCACAACGACTTCCGACCAATAGAGGCGCAGGAGGAGGTGAAACAAAACGGCAAcgggaagaagaagaagaagactcGGAAGGTCAGCTCCAAGAAGAAGCACCAGAGGAAGTCGTCGAGCAGTTCCATATCGAGCCAGTCGGACCGAGCCGGGTCGGAACAGCGGTCGGCCCCAACCTCCATCCCCAATGCCACGGACATCAACTTCTTCAGTGACACGGAGGTCAACTCTGCAGTCCTCAG TGAAGAGATGTCCAAGTTCAAGCTGAACGGCGACAAGAGGATCCCGCTGGCGCTGTCAGACACTGCGTTCGAGGTGCACGCCGCCTCCCGAAACGC GGGATCACGTAGCGGCACTCCGGTGCAATCTGACACCGAGGTGGAGCTGTCCAGGACCACGGGAGGGGACAAATCGTCCCAATCCTGGCGCTGGGGCGAGTTGCCCGAGCCGCCAGTTCGAACGGAGATACCTTCGGAGTCTCCCGACTCTCCTATAACCCCTGCGTCACCAGCTTCACCTACAGAACCCCTGAGTTCTGATGAAGAAAGATCGGGGAGACGAGGGGTCCTCAGTGGAATGTTCAAGTTCATGTCGGCGCGGGAACAGACGGAGGCGGCGGGAGGGGTGTACTTGGATGACCTTGACAGAGGTCAGGTGGATCTGGACCTGTACTTCCCGAAGCAACACGCTGAGCAGTACAGAGCTG GAACATCAACCCACGcggccgcccgcgccgcgcccaccGAAGAGGAGTACGAGTCTGGCAACGGGCCGTCGCTGCCGCAGTCGCCGGCCTCGCTCGACGCACGGGACCTCTCGTCGTTGGATGATGACAACATACTCGCCAA GGGCCAAGTGGGCGTCTACGCGCGCGAGGAATCAAGCGGCGGCTCCGTGTCGCGAGCCATAGACTTCGAGGAGTTCTGCTCTAGAGGCGGCTCGCTGGCGGCGGAGGGGCGGCTGCTGGTGCGGCTGGGGGACAGGCACCTGCCGTGGCGCAGCGCGGGCCCGCTGCTGCTGAGCCTGCTCGCTTTCGGACGCCCGCTGCCTAGT CGGGTGCTAGAAGCCCTGGAGAAGGGCAAGGAGGCGGAGGCGGAGGCGCGGGGCAAGCCGCGCGGCTACTCGTGGTGGAGCTGGCGCCGCTCCAACGAGGACACTAAACA CATCGAATCTACCGCGCCCACAACCCAACTTCCTCAAGACGCTACAGAAGTCCCGGCCGAAGTTAGCTCCGAGGTGAAAGAGCAGAGTGAAGTGAGCGCCGAGCCGCAGCCAGCCAATGAGGAGCCGGCTCAGGAGACCATGGCCAATATTGATGAAGTTATTGAACCACCCGAAGTTGTCGAGGTGCTGGATCAGAGTGAAGAGAGGAATGAGCGAG ACCACCCAGAGCAAAGCTCGTCAGACTCAGATGACCCGCACATGTCCAAGCGGCCCTCACGGAGACATTCCACCTTCAGGAAGACCTTGAGACTCTCTTCTGATCAgatt AAAAAGCTGAACCTCCTGCCCGGCATGAACGAGATGGTGTTCAGCGTCACCACCGCCTACCAGGGCACCACGCGCTGCAAGTGCAACGTGTTCCGCTGGCGGCACGACGACAAGGTGGTCATCTCGGACATCGACGGCACCATCACCAA GTCCGACGTCCTAGGGCACATATTCCCGCTGGTCGGCAAGGACTGGGCGCAGTCGGGAGTCGCTCAACTCTTCACCAAGATCAAGAACAACGGCTACCAACTGCTGTATCTGTCGGCGCGGGCCATCGGCCAGGCGAGG GTTACCCGTGAATACCTCCGCTCAATCCGGCAAGGCGAGGTCTGTCTGCCCGACGGACCACTATTGCTGAACCCCACGTCTCTACTGCGCGCCTTCCATCGGGAGGTCATCGAGAAGAAGCCGGAGGAGTTCAAGATCCAGTGCCTGGCTGACATCAAGGCGCTGTTCCCGCACGGGTCTAATCCTTTCTATGCTGGATATGGGAATAGGGTTAAT GACGTGTGCGCGTACCAAGCGGTGGGCATCCCGATAGTGCGGATATTCACCATCAACTACAAGGGCGAGCTCAAGCACGAACTGACGCAGACATTCCAATCCAC GTACTCCCACATGTCGGTGCTAGTGGACCAGGTGTTCCCGCCGGCGCTGTGCGAGTGGACGGACGAGTTCTCGCACACCAACTACTGGCGCGACCCCGTGCCCGCCCTCgacctgccgccgccgcccgcgcccgcgcccgtgGCCAAACCTAAGCAGTAG
- the LOC105387116 gene encoding phosphatidate phosphatase LPIN2 isoform X2, which produces MYSMNYIGKFIANFRDFYNEINGATLTGAIDVVVVEQPDGSFTCSPFHVRFGKLGVLRSRFKVVDLELNGEALPIHMKLGESGEAFFVEEVGEDEAACAAHLATSPIPAGRFDELYEPRRRNSLSAVEPDHGQASDYTKRRYTADGQSMQKPNFSKMTKKDPIKDVEITTTDSHDHDALFEMEGLDEVQGSWPENVAPKTFSATQLGEECEASQTVQMISAHNDFRPIEAQEEVKQNGNGKKKKKTRKVSSKKKHQRKSSSSSISSQSDRAGSEQRSAPTSIPNATDINFFSDTEVNSAVLSEEMSKFKLNGDKRIPLALSDTAFEVHAASRNAGSRSGTPVQSDTEVELSRTTGGDKSSQSWRWGELPEPPVRTEIPSESPDSPITPASPASPTEPLSSDEERSGRRGVLSGMFKFMSAREQTEAAGGVYLDDLDRGQVDLDLYFPKQHAEQYRAGTSTHAAARAAPTEEEYESGNGPSLPQSPASLDARDLSSLDDDNILAKGQVGVYAREESSGGSVSRAIDFEEFCSRGGSLAAEGRLLVRLGDRHLPWRSAGPLLLSLLAFGRPLPSRVLEALEKGKEAEAEARGKPRGYSWWSWRRSNEDTKHLSSDCSIESTAPTTQLPQDATEVPAEVSSEVKEQSEVSAEPQPANEEPAQETMANIDEVIEPPEVVEVLDQSEERNERDHPEQSSSDSDDPHMSKRPSRRHSTFRKTLRLSSDQIKKLNLLPGMNEMVFSVTTAYQGTTRCKCNVFRWRHDDKVVISDIDGTITKSDVLGHIFPLVGKDWAQSGVAQLFTKIKNNGYQLLYLSARAIGQARVTREYLRSIRQGEVCLPDGPLLLNPTSLLRAFHREVIEKKPEEFKIQCLADIKALFPHGSNPFYAGYGNRVNDVCAYQAVGIPIVRIFTINYKGELKHELTQTFQSTYSHMSVLVDQVFPPALCEWTDEFSHTNYWRDPVPALDLPPPPAPAPVAKPKQ; this is translated from the exons GTGGACCTAGAGCTGAACGGAGAAGCGCTGCCGATTCACATGAAGCTAGGCGAGTCGGGCGAGGCGTTCTTCGTGGAGGAAGTGGGCGAGGACGAGGCGGCGTGCGCGGCGCACCTGGCCACGTCGCCGATACCCGCCGGCCGCTTCGACGAGCTGTACGAGCCGAGGCGGCGGAACTCGCTGTCGGCCGTCGAGCCGGATCACGGGCAGGCCTCGGATTATACTAAGCGCAG ATACACCGCGGACGGACAATCAATGCAGAAGCCAAACTTCAGTAAGATGACGAAAAAAGACCCCATAAAAGACGTAGAAATAACAACAACTGACTCTCACGACCATGACGCGCTGTTTGAGATGGAAGGACTAGACGAGGTGCAGGGTTCTTGGCCGGAAAACGTGGCACCAAAGACGTTTAGCGCCACGCAATTGGGGGAAGAATGTGAGGCGAGCCAAACGGTGCAGATGATTAGCGCTCACAACGACTTCCGACCAATAGAGGCGCAGGAGGAGGTGAAACAAAACGGCAAcgggaagaagaagaagaagactcGGAAGGTCAGCTCCAAGAAGAAGCACCAGAGGAAGTCGTCGAGCAGTTCCATATCGAGCCAGTCGGACCGAGCCGGGTCGGAACAGCGGTCGGCCCCAACCTCCATCCCCAATGCCACGGACATCAACTTCTTCAGTGACACGGAGGTCAACTCTGCAGTCCTCAG TGAAGAGATGTCCAAGTTCAAGCTGAACGGCGACAAGAGGATCCCGCTGGCGCTGTCAGACACTGCGTTCGAGGTGCACGCCGCCTCCCGAAACGC GGGATCACGTAGCGGCACTCCGGTGCAATCTGACACCGAGGTGGAGCTGTCCAGGACCACGGGAGGGGACAAATCGTCCCAATCCTGGCGCTGGGGCGAGTTGCCCGAGCCGCCAGTTCGAACGGAGATACCTTCGGAGTCTCCCGACTCTCCTATAACCCCTGCGTCACCAGCTTCACCTACAGAACCCCTGAGTTCTGATGAAGAAAGATCGGGGAGACGAGGGGTCCTCAGTGGAATGTTCAAGTTCATGTCGGCGCGGGAACAGACGGAGGCGGCGGGAGGGGTGTACTTGGATGACCTTGACAGAGGTCAGGTGGATCTGGACCTGTACTTCCCGAAGCAACACGCTGAGCAGTACAGAGCTG GAACATCAACCCACGcggccgcccgcgccgcgcccaccGAAGAGGAGTACGAGTCTGGCAACGGGCCGTCGCTGCCGCAGTCGCCGGCCTCGCTCGACGCACGGGACCTCTCGTCGTTGGATGATGACAACATACTCGCCAA GGGCCAAGTGGGCGTCTACGCGCGCGAGGAATCAAGCGGCGGCTCCGTGTCGCGAGCCATAGACTTCGAGGAGTTCTGCTCTAGAGGCGGCTCGCTGGCGGCGGAGGGGCGGCTGCTGGTGCGGCTGGGGGACAGGCACCTGCCGTGGCGCAGCGCGGGCCCGCTGCTGCTGAGCCTGCTCGCTTTCGGACGCCCGCTGCCTAGT CGGGTGCTAGAAGCCCTGGAGAAGGGCAAGGAGGCGGAGGCGGAGGCGCGGGGCAAGCCGCGCGGCTACTCGTGGTGGAGCTGGCGCCGCTCCAACGAGGACACTAAACA CCTATCATCCGATTGCAGCATCGAATCTACCGCGCCCACAACCCAACTTCCTCAAGACGCTACAGAAGTCCCGGCCGAAGTTAGCTCCGAGGTGAAAGAGCAGAGTGAAGTGAGCGCCGAGCCGCAGCCAGCCAATGAGGAGCCGGCTCAGGAGACCATGGCCAATATTGATGAAGTTATTGAACCACCCGAAGTTGTCGAGGTGCTGGATCAGAGTGAAGAGAGGAATGAGCGAG ACCACCCAGAGCAAAGCTCGTCAGACTCAGATGACCCGCACATGTCCAAGCGGCCCTCACGGAGACATTCCACCTTCAGGAAGACCTTGAGACTCTCTTCTGATCAgatt AAAAAGCTGAACCTCCTGCCCGGCATGAACGAGATGGTGTTCAGCGTCACCACCGCCTACCAGGGCACCACGCGCTGCAAGTGCAACGTGTTCCGCTGGCGGCACGACGACAAGGTG GTCATCTCGGACATCGACGGCACCATCACCAA GTCCGACGTCCTAGGGCACATATTCCCGCTGGTCGGCAAGGACTGGGCGCAGTCGGGAGTCGCTCAACTCTTCACCAAGATCAAGAACAACGGCTACCAACTGCTGTATCTGTCGGCGCGGGCCATCGGCCAGGCGAGG GTTACCCGTGAATACCTCCGCTCAATCCGGCAAGGCGAGGTCTGTCTGCCCGACGGACCACTATTGCTGAACCCCACGTCTCTACTGCGCGCCTTCCATCGGGAGGTCATCGAGAAGAAGCCGGAGGAGTTCAAGATCCAGTGCCTGGCTGACATCAAGGCGCTGTTCCCGCACGGGTCTAATCCTTTCTATGCTGGATATGGGAATAGGGTTAAT GACGTGTGCGCGTACCAAGCGGTGGGCATCCCGATAGTGCGGATATTCACCATCAACTACAAGGGCGAGCTCAAGCACGAACTGACGCAGACATTCCAATCCAC GTACTCCCACATGTCGGTGCTAGTGGACCAGGTGTTCCCGCCGGCGCTGTGCGAGTGGACGGACGAGTTCTCGCACACCAACTACTGGCGCGACCCCGTGCCCGCCCTCgacctgccgccgccgcccgcgcccgcgcccgtgGCCAAACCTAAGCAGTAG
- the LOC105387116 gene encoding phosphatidate phosphatase LPIN2 isoform X1 has translation MYSMNYIGKFIANFRDFYNEINGATLTGAIDVVVVEQPDGSFTCSPFHVRFGKLGVLRSRFKVVDLELNGEALPIHMKLGESGEAFFVEEVGEDEAACAAHLATSPIPAGRFDELYEPRRRNSLSAVEPDHGQASDYTKRRYTADGQSMQKPNFSKMTKKDPIKDVEITTTDSHDHDALFEMEGLDEVQGSWPENVAPKTFSATQLGEECEASQTVQMISAHNDFRPIEAQEEVKQNGNGKKKKKTRKVSSKKKHQRKSSSSSISSQSDRAGSEQRSAPTSIPNATDINFFSDTEVNSAVLSEEMSKFKLNGDKRIPLALSDTAFEVHAASRNAGSRSGTPVQSDTEVELSRTTGGDKSSQSWRWGELPEPPVRTEIPSESPDSPITPASPASPTEPLSSDEERSGRRGVLSGMFKFMSAREQTEAAGGVYLDDLDRGQVDLDLYFPKQHAEQYRAGTSTHAAARAAPTEEEYESGNGPSLPQSPASLDARDLSSLDDDNILAKGQVGVYAREESSGGSVSRAIDFEEFCSRGGSLAAEGRLLVRLGDRHLPWRSAGPLLLSLLAFGRPLPSRVLEALEKGKEAEAEARGKPRGYSWWSWRRSNEDTKHLSSDCSIESTAPTTQLPQDATEVPAEVSSEVKEQSEVSAEPQPANEEPAQETMANIDEVIEPPEVVEVLDQSEERNERDHPEQSSSDSDDPHMSKRPSRRHSTFRKTLRLSSDQIKKLNLLPGMNEMVFSVTTAYQGTTRCKCNVFRWRHDDKVVISDIDGTITKSDVLGHIFPLVGKDWAQSGVAQLFTKIKNNGYQLLYLSARAIGQARVTREYLRSIRQGEVCLPDGPLLLNPTSLLRAFHREVIEKKPEEFKIQCLADIKALFPHGSNPFYAGYGNRVNDVCAYQAVGIPIVRIFTINYKGELKHELTQTFQSTYSHMSVLVDQVFPPALCEWTDEFSHTNYWRDPVPALDLPPPPAPAPVAKPKQ, from the exons GTGGACCTAGAGCTGAACGGAGAAGCGCTGCCGATTCACATGAAGCTAGGCGAGTCGGGCGAGGCGTTCTTCGTGGAGGAAGTGGGCGAGGACGAGGCGGCGTGCGCGGCGCACCTGGCCACGTCGCCGATACCCGCCGGCCGCTTCGACGAGCTGTACGAGCCGAGGCGGCGGAACTCGCTGTCGGCCGTCGAGCCGGATCACGGGCAGGCCTCGGATTATACTAAGCGCAG ATACACCGCGGACGGACAATCAATGCAGAAGCCAAACTTCAGTAAGATGACGAAAAAAGACCCCATAAAAGACGTAGAAATAACAACAACTGACTCTCACGACCATGACGCGCTGTTTGAGATGGAAGGACTAGACGAGGTGCAGGGTTCTTGGCCGGAAAACGTGGCACCAAAGACGTTTAGCGCCACGCAATTGGGGGAAGAATGTGAGGCGAGCCAAACGGTGCAGATGATTAGCGCTCACAACGACTTCCGACCAATAGAGGCGCAGGAGGAGGTGAAACAAAACGGCAAcgggaagaagaagaagaagactcGGAAGGTCAGCTCCAAGAAGAAGCACCAGAGGAAGTCGTCGAGCAGTTCCATATCGAGCCAGTCGGACCGAGCCGGGTCGGAACAGCGGTCGGCCCCAACCTCCATCCCCAATGCCACGGACATCAACTTCTTCAGTGACACGGAGGTCAACTCTGCAGTCCTCAG TGAAGAGATGTCCAAGTTCAAGCTGAACGGCGACAAGAGGATCCCGCTGGCGCTGTCAGACACTGCGTTCGAGGTGCACGCCGCCTCCCGAAACGC GGGATCACGTAGCGGCACTCCGGTGCAATCTGACACCGAGGTGGAGCTGTCCAGGACCACGGGAGGGGACAAATCGTCCCAATCCTGGCGCTGGGGCGAGTTGCCCGAGCCGCCAGTTCGAACGGAGATACCTTCGGAGTCTCCCGACTCTCCTATAACCCCTGCGTCACCAGCTTCACCTACAGAACCCCTGAGTTCTGATGAAGAAAGATCGGGGAGACGAGGGGTCCTCAGTGGAATGTTCAAGTTCATGTCGGCGCGGGAACAGACGGAGGCGGCGGGAGGGGTGTACTTGGATGACCTTGACAGAGGTCAGGTGGATCTGGACCTGTACTTCCCGAAGCAACACGCTGAGCAGTACAGAGCTG GAACATCAACCCACGcggccgcccgcgccgcgcccaccGAAGAGGAGTACGAGTCTGGCAACGGGCCGTCGCTGCCGCAGTCGCCGGCCTCGCTCGACGCACGGGACCTCTCGTCGTTGGATGATGACAACATACTCGCCAA GGGCCAAGTGGGCGTCTACGCGCGCGAGGAATCAAGCGGCGGCTCCGTGTCGCGAGCCATAGACTTCGAGGAGTTCTGCTCTAGAGGCGGCTCGCTGGCGGCGGAGGGGCGGCTGCTGGTGCGGCTGGGGGACAGGCACCTGCCGTGGCGCAGCGCGGGCCCGCTGCTGCTGAGCCTGCTCGCTTTCGGACGCCCGCTGCCTAGT CGGGTGCTAGAAGCCCTGGAGAAGGGCAAGGAGGCGGAGGCGGAGGCGCGGGGCAAGCCGCGCGGCTACTCGTGGTGGAGCTGGCGCCGCTCCAACGAGGACACTAAACA CCTATCATCCGATTGCAGCATCGAATCTACCGCGCCCACAACCCAACTTCCTCAAGACGCTACAGAAGTCCCGGCCGAAGTTAGCTCCGAGGTGAAAGAGCAGAGTGAAGTGAGCGCCGAGCCGCAGCCAGCCAATGAGGAGCCGGCTCAGGAGACCATGGCCAATATTGATGAAGTTATTGAACCACCCGAAGTTGTCGAGGTGCTGGATCAGAGTGAAGAGAGGAATGAGCGAG ACCACCCAGAGCAAAGCTCGTCAGACTCAGATGACCCGCACATGTCCAAGCGGCCCTCACGGAGACATTCCACCTTCAGGAAGACCTTGAGACTCTCTTCTGATCAgatt AAAAAGCTGAACCTCCTGCCCGGCATGAACGAGATGGTGTTCAGCGTCACCACCGCCTACCAGGGCACCACGCGCTGCAAGTGCAACGTGTTCCGCTGGCGGCACGACGACAAGGTGGTCATCTCGGACATCGACGGCACCATCACCAA GTCCGACGTCCTAGGGCACATATTCCCGCTGGTCGGCAAGGACTGGGCGCAGTCGGGAGTCGCTCAACTCTTCACCAAGATCAAGAACAACGGCTACCAACTGCTGTATCTGTCGGCGCGGGCCATCGGCCAGGCGAGG GTTACCCGTGAATACCTCCGCTCAATCCGGCAAGGCGAGGTCTGTCTGCCCGACGGACCACTATTGCTGAACCCCACGTCTCTACTGCGCGCCTTCCATCGGGAGGTCATCGAGAAGAAGCCGGAGGAGTTCAAGATCCAGTGCCTGGCTGACATCAAGGCGCTGTTCCCGCACGGGTCTAATCCTTTCTATGCTGGATATGGGAATAGGGTTAAT GACGTGTGCGCGTACCAAGCGGTGGGCATCCCGATAGTGCGGATATTCACCATCAACTACAAGGGCGAGCTCAAGCACGAACTGACGCAGACATTCCAATCCAC GTACTCCCACATGTCGGTGCTAGTGGACCAGGTGTTCCCGCCGGCGCTGTGCGAGTGGACGGACGAGTTCTCGCACACCAACTACTGGCGCGACCCCGTGCCCGCCCTCgacctgccgccgccgcccgcgcccgcgcccgtgGCCAAACCTAAGCAGTAG